CACAAGATGGAAATTATCACCAATATCCCTTGGCGTGGGGAATCGTAGATGTCGAGTGTTTTTCTTCGTGGAGTTGGTTTTTGACGAAGTTGTTAGAAGTAGTACCAGACGAGGATGAATTGGTGATAATTTCAGACAGGCATCAAGGAATCATTAATGTGGTTTCTACTGTATATAGAAATGTGCATCATGGTCATTGTACGTGGCATTTGTCCCAAAACATGAAAACTAGATGCAAAAAGAAGGGTGCAACCGAAATGTTTTTGCACATTGCAAAAATTTATAAGTCTTTCGAGTTTGATAATGCATACAATGAATTTAGGAATAGATATTCTGAGGCAGCTCAATTTTTGGACGAGAGAGATTCACTTGATAGATGGACTTGAGCATATTGTCCAAAGACCCGTTACAATATTATGACGACAAACGGGATTGAGTCGATCAATGCTAGATTACTTGAAGAAAGGAAGCTGCCAATCATTGCACTATTAGATTCTTTGCAGAAATTGGCCTCATGTTGGTTTGCCCGATATCGCACGCATCAATTGCAAGTAACACTAATCTGACCCCTTCCATCGAGGGGATTCTTCGTAGCCGATTCACTGATGCCCAGGGAATGCAAGTTTTTGAATTAGGACGTCTGGAGTTTGATGTTAGGAGCCGTGGACATTCTGCCATAGTGGACCTGGAATCAAAAAGATGCACATGTCGAGTATTTGATATTGATAGAATTCCATGTGCTCATGCCATTGCAGCCAGTTGGTTAGCGAAGATTGATATATATGATCTGTGTTCAGAGTACTATTCTACAATTTCATGGTGTATGGCTTACTCAGAGACTGTTTACCCTGTTCCGGAAGAAAATTAATGGCCACGCAACATTAATTTTCCATTGGTGTTGCCTCTTTTGGTAGAGAAGGGAGTTGgcagaagaaaacaaaacagaATTCCTTCCATCGGTGAATTCAGCAACAGATAGAATCATATGCTGCTGGATGGTCgaccattagcttgagggtcgaccaaagttttatttttggcCGACCATTAGCCCGATGGTCGACCATTGGATTGATGGTCGACCAAAGGTTTATATTTGGTCGACAATTAGACTGAATCATATGTAAATTATTTCACAATTCATATGAGAATTATTAGAATCatatgtaaattataacatataacataattttgagatcgtaacacctgtaaattataacatataacataattgtgaatttacgattaatatattttgaaatgtaacataattttgagatgtaaattataacatataacataattttgagatcgtGACACCTGTAAATNGGTCGACCATTAGCCTGAATCATATGTAAATTATTTCACAATTCATATGAGAATTATTAGAATCatatgtaaattataacatataacataattttgagatcgtaacacctgtaaattatgacatataacataattttgagatcgtGACCCATGTacattataacatataacataattgtgaatttaagattaatatattttgaaatgtaacataattttgagattgattcataggtaaattataacatataacataaatttgaGATCGTATCAcctgtaaattataacatataacataaatttgaGATCATGAAAcctgtaaattataacatataacataattttgatatc
This genomic window from Primulina huaijiensis isolate GDHJ02 chromosome 7, ASM1229523v2, whole genome shotgun sequence contains:
- the LOC140981555 gene encoding uncharacterized protein: MLVCPISHASIASNTNLTPSIEGILRSRFTDAQGMQVFELGRLEFDVRSRGHSAIVDLESKRCTCRVFDIDRIPCAHAIAASWLAKIDIYDLCSEYYSTISWCMAYSETVYPVPEEN